A region from the Solibacillus sp. FSL H8-0523 genome encodes:
- a CDS encoding YlmC/YmxH family sporulation protein, with product MLLSELAEKELIEMENGVRYGFLAETECIFDAKTGKIIGFEMPPQMVKMPFQKKKSGMVKYIPWEEIQLIGEDRILFHKTTSTLKQMDG from the coding sequence ATGCTGTTGTCAGAGCTAGCTGAAAAGGAATTAATCGAAATGGAAAACGGGGTACGCTACGGTTTTTTAGCCGAAACCGAATGTATATTTGATGCAAAGACTGGGAAAATTATCGGCTTTGAAATGCCCCCACAAATGGTGAAAATGCCATTTCAAAAAAAGAAGTCGGGAATGGTCAAGTACATTCCGTGGGAGGAAATCCAACTAATCGGTGAAGACCGCATATTGTTTCACAAAACAACATCAACATTAAAGCAGATGGACGGATGA
- a CDS encoding NAD(P)-dependent oxidoreductase — MTERWLIIGTDERMKFLAKQLSSDLRTVYYKNSDTWDAELNKTALEFYPTHVVLPIQPLTLKVEELAGTAQAQIFAGKLNDAWTEALSKKHVNFYLQDETFIWKNAALTAEGFLAHLYREKVSVQQKKILIAGFGRVGKMLALFLSRLHAQVVIAVRSPAQQAEAITYGYEGVVLNTQLPKVDFIINTIPTKWLTKEYQPLVTCAIYDIASAPGCLDNLKLSQYELLPALPGKFFPQAAAGVLAETILRLRKEHIHA; from the coding sequence ATGACGGAGCGCTGGCTGATTATCGGAACAGATGAGCGGATGAAGTTTTTAGCAAAACAACTCTCGAGCGATCTACGCACGGTCTATTATAAAAATAGTGATACATGGGATGCTGAATTAAATAAAACCGCGTTAGAATTTTACCCGACGCATGTTGTCTTGCCAATTCAGCCCCTTACACTGAAAGTTGAGGAACTTGCAGGTACCGCGCAGGCACAAATCTTTGCAGGAAAATTAAATGATGCTTGGACCGAGGCACTAAGTAAAAAGCATGTAAACTTTTATTTACAAGATGAAACGTTTATCTGGAAAAATGCCGCGCTTACGGCTGAAGGATTTTTAGCGCATCTTTATAGAGAAAAGGTAAGTGTTCAACAGAAGAAGATCCTCATAGCAGGCTTTGGTCGCGTTGGGAAAATGCTGGCCTTGTTTTTATCGAGGTTGCATGCACAGGTGGTCATTGCTGTTCGTTCACCTGCCCAGCAAGCAGAAGCCATTACCTATGGCTATGAAGGGGTCGTATTAAATACACAGCTACCAAAAGTCGATTTTATCATTAACACCATTCCTACGAAGTGGCTCACAAAAGAATATCAGCCACTCGTTACCTGTGCGATTTATGATATTGCATCGGCACCCGGTTGCTTAGATAATTTAAAGCTTTCGCAATACGAACTACTCCCGGCATTGCCTGGGAAATTTTTTCCGCAAGCAGCAGCCGGTGTATTAGCTGAAACCATCCTACGTTTAAGAAAGGAGCACATTCATGCTTGA
- a CDS encoding dipicolinate synthase subunit B — protein MLEGKRIGLGITASHCTYEDVVPKITDLRNAGAVVVPIITPSVLHAATRFGTGEEWIEKIEALAGEKVVSSISEAEPFGPKNPLDCMVIAPLTGNSLSKFANAATDSPVLMAAKATLRNGSPVVLGISTNDALGLNGMNLMKLMNAKNIFFIPFGQDDPIKKPTSCISDFTKMLETVVFVLAHKKQPQPIFIQYFK, from the coding sequence ATGCTTGAGGGAAAACGAATCGGCTTAGGGATTACCGCGTCGCATTGTACGTATGAAGATGTGGTACCGAAAATTACCGATTTACGAAATGCGGGTGCAGTCGTAGTACCCATCATTACACCATCTGTTTTACATGCTGCAACCCGCTTTGGTACAGGGGAAGAATGGATTGAAAAAATAGAGGCGCTTGCTGGCGAAAAAGTCGTGAGCTCCATTTCCGAAGCAGAGCCATTTGGACCGAAAAATCCACTTGATTGTATGGTCATTGCCCCGTTAACAGGGAATTCACTCAGTAAATTTGCCAACGCAGCAACCGATAGTCCCGTATTAATGGCGGCTAAAGCGACTTTACGTAATGGCTCACCTGTTGTACTTGGTATTTCAACGAATGATGCACTTGGATTAAATGGTATGAATTTGATGAAACTCATGAATGCAAAAAACATTTTCTTCATTCCATTTGGTCAAGATGATCCGATAAAAAAACCGACGTCCTGTATTTCGGATTTCACGAAAATGCTCGAAACTGTCGTGTTTGTGCTCGCTCATAAAAAACAGCCTCAGCCTATATTTATACAATATTTTAAATAA
- a CDS encoding aspartate-semialdehyde dehydrogenase codes for MSKKLNVAVVGATGAVGSKMMEKLIERNFPIESIKFLASARSAGNPIEFNGTTYKIEEATPESFEGVDIALFSAGGSVSEILAPEAAKRGAIVIDNTSHFRMDPEVPLVVPEVNRHVLKTIPKGIIANPNCSTIQMMVALQPIREKFGLNKIVVSTYQAVSGSGIAAIDELRTQSAQWEAGKNVEANVLPVKSDVKHYPIARNVIPQIDKFTDNGFTYEEMKMINETKKIMEAPDMSVAATCVRVPVVSGHSESVYIELDQEATVQEIFDVLKDAPGIVLQDDIREQLYPMPIFAENDDATFVGRIRQDLDNKKGFHLWIVSDNLLKGAALNSIQIAEAMLEDNLL; via the coding sequence ATGTCGAAGAAATTGAATGTTGCTGTAGTTGGAGCAACAGGAGCAGTAGGATCAAAAATGATGGAGAAATTAATTGAACGTAACTTCCCAATTGAATCAATTAAGTTTTTAGCCTCAGCACGTTCAGCAGGCAACCCGATTGAGTTCAATGGCACAACGTACAAAATCGAAGAAGCAACGCCAGAAAGTTTTGAAGGGGTAGATATTGCACTATTCTCAGCAGGTGGATCTGTATCAGAAATCTTAGCGCCAGAAGCAGCGAAGCGCGGGGCAATTGTTATTGATAATACAAGTCACTTCCGTATGGACCCAGAAGTACCGCTTGTTGTCCCAGAAGTCAATCGTCATGTATTAAAAACAATTCCTAAGGGGATCATTGCAAACCCGAACTGCTCGACAATTCAAATGATGGTCGCATTACAGCCGATTCGTGAAAAATTTGGTCTAAATAAAATCGTCGTTTCAACGTATCAAGCAGTTTCGGGTTCTGGCATTGCAGCGATTGATGAATTACGTACACAAAGCGCACAGTGGGAAGCGGGTAAAAACGTCGAAGCAAACGTGCTACCAGTGAAATCAGACGTAAAGCATTATCCAATCGCACGTAATGTAATTCCACAAATCGATAAATTTACAGACAACGGCTTTACATATGAAGAAATGAAAATGATTAACGAAACGAAAAAAATCATGGAAGCACCTGACATGAGTGTGGCGGCAACATGTGTACGTGTACCGGTTGTTTCAGGTCACTCAGAATCGGTCTATATTGAGCTTGATCAAGAGGCAACGGTTCAAGAAATTTTTGACGTATTAAAAGATGCACCAGGCATTGTGTTACAAGATGATATACGTGAGCAGCTTTACCCAATGCCAATTTTTGCTGAAAATGACGATGCAACATTCGTTGGCCGTATTCGCCAAGATTTAGATAATAAAAAAGGCTTCCACTTATGGATTGTGTCTGACAACTTATTAAAAGGTGCAGCACTGAACTCTATTCAAATCGCAGAAGCAATGCTAGAGGATAACTTACTATAA
- the dapA gene encoding 4-hydroxy-tetrahydrodipicolinate synthase → MDFGRIGTAMITPFKQDGTINYPELERIINHLIDNGTDCIIACGTTSENPTMSTEEKIEVVRFTVEKVAGRIPVIAGTGDNETAYSIAMTHKAEENGADGIMLVTPYYNKPNQRGMYAHFETIAKVTKLPVMLYNVPGRTGANILAETTIALSRDVENITCIKEASGNLDQMGDIIENVEPDFHVYSGDDGLTLPLLAIGGRGIISVASHIVGKDMQQMIRAFEEGRHQEAAQIHRALLPLVRALFAQPNPSPVKYAMTKLGFDTLDVRMPMMEMLPEEKDAFDQIWNTYLAKAEKFRTLQNN, encoded by the coding sequence ATGGATTTCGGACGTATTGGCACAGCGATGATTACGCCATTTAAACAAGATGGCACCATTAATTATCCTGAATTAGAGCGTATTATTAATCATTTAATCGATAATGGGACAGATTGCATTATTGCGTGTGGGACCACTTCAGAAAACCCGACGATGTCAACAGAGGAAAAAATTGAAGTTGTACGTTTTACGGTTGAAAAAGTAGCAGGTCGTATTCCAGTAATCGCGGGTACAGGGGATAACGAAACCGCGTACTCAATCGCGATGACACATAAGGCAGAGGAAAACGGTGCAGACGGTATTATGCTCGTAACACCGTATTACAATAAGCCAAATCAGCGTGGGATGTATGCCCACTTTGAAACGATTGCCAAAGTTACAAAACTCCCTGTCATGCTCTATAATGTACCGGGTCGTACAGGCGCGAACATTTTAGCAGAAACGACGATTGCGTTAAGCCGTGATGTTGAAAATATTACGTGCATTAAAGAAGCAAGCGGCAACTTAGATCAAATGGGTGACATTATCGAAAATGTAGAGCCAGATTTCCACGTGTATTCGGGTGATGACGGCTTAACATTACCTTTACTTGCGATTGGTGGTCGCGGTATTATTTCTGTCGCGTCACATATTGTTGGTAAGGATATGCAGCAAATGATTCGTGCATTTGAAGAAGGGCGTCATCAAGAGGCTGCACAAATTCACCGTGCGCTATTACCACTTGTGCGTGCATTGTTTGCACAGCCAAATCCTTCACCAGTTAAATATGCGATGACAAAACTCGGCTTTGATACATTAGATGTGCGTATGCCAATGATGGAAATGCTACCAGAAGAAAAGGATGCATTCGATCAAATTTGGAATACGTACCTAGCAAAGGCCGAAAAATTCCGCACATTGCAAAATAATTAA
- a CDS encoding ribonuclease J has translation MTKTKNELIRVIPLGGVGEIGKSMYVIEIDEELFVVDSGLMFPEDEMLGIDIVIPDITYLEENKERVKGIFLTHGHEDAIGSIAYVLKKIKAPVYGSKLTIALAKEHLKELPAPYQVKFFEVTSNSRMNFNSTHVTFFHTTHSIPDSLGIVFHTSEGAIVHTGEFKFDQSAKGKFKPDLAKMAMLGEEGVFMLLSESVEADRPGYTTSEAVVAEELQKTFHSAPGRIIVALYASNFIRIQQVFTQAAASHRKVAVVGKSLEKIVDIGVNLGYLAVDEETIIPVNEISKYHDEQIIIMATGNKGEPLDALDKIVRKHHRDVKIKNTDTVLITFTPSPSMEVQMYNTLNQLAKAGAQVLTSNKKVHVSGHGSAEDLKLMLNLMKPKYFVPIQGEYRMLIAHSKLAQEVGLQKSQIFIADKGDIIEHKSGKMRMTGRVQAGNVLIDGIGIGDVGNIVLRDRKLLSQDGIFIVVVTLNRAQKKIASGPEILSRGFVYVRESEHLMEEASKIAREVIEKYVGKETFEWTNIKQEIRDTLNQYLFQKTKRRPMIIPIIMEY, from the coding sequence GTGACAAAGACAAAAAACGAATTAATCCGTGTCATCCCGCTAGGCGGCGTTGGCGAAATCGGAAAATCAATGTATGTAATTGAAATCGACGAAGAGCTTTTCGTAGTAGACAGTGGGTTAATGTTCCCAGAAGACGAAATGCTTGGAATTGATATCGTAATACCAGATATTACGTATTTAGAAGAAAACAAAGAGCGTGTCAAAGGGATTTTCTTAACGCACGGACATGAAGACGCAATTGGTTCGATCGCGTATGTATTAAAGAAAATCAAAGCACCAGTCTACGGTTCAAAATTAACAATCGCATTAGCAAAAGAGCATTTAAAAGAATTACCAGCACCGTATCAGGTGAAATTCTTTGAAGTAACGAGCAATAGCCGTATGAACTTCAATTCAACGCATGTGACATTCTTCCATACAACACACAGTATTCCAGATTCACTAGGAATCGTGTTCCATACGTCGGAAGGTGCTATTGTGCACACAGGTGAATTTAAATTCGACCAATCTGCTAAAGGTAAATTCAAGCCGGATTTAGCAAAAATGGCGATGCTAGGTGAAGAAGGCGTATTCATGCTTTTATCTGAATCTGTTGAAGCAGATCGTCCAGGCTATACAACGAGTGAAGCAGTAGTAGCAGAAGAATTACAAAAAACATTCCACTCAGCACCAGGTCGTATCATTGTAGCCCTTTATGCATCAAACTTTATTCGTATTCAACAAGTATTTACACAAGCAGCTGCCTCTCACCGTAAAGTAGCGGTTGTCGGCAAGTCGTTAGAAAAAATCGTTGATATCGGTGTGAACTTAGGCTACTTAGCGGTAGACGAAGAAACAATTATTCCAGTCAACGAAATTAGCAAATATCATGATGAACAAATTATTATTATGGCAACGGGTAATAAAGGTGAACCACTTGATGCGCTTGATAAAATCGTGCGCAAACACCACCGTGATGTCAAAATTAAAAATACAGATACTGTGTTAATCACATTTACACCATCACCATCGATGGAAGTGCAAATGTATAACACGCTAAACCAGCTAGCTAAAGCAGGGGCACAGGTGTTAACATCGAACAAAAAAGTTCACGTGTCCGGTCATGGTAGCGCGGAAGATTTAAAATTAATGTTAAACTTAATGAAGCCAAAGTATTTCGTGCCAATTCAAGGGGAGTACCGCATGTTAATTGCACACTCTAAATTAGCACAAGAAGTCGGCTTACAAAAATCGCAAATTTTCATCGCAGATAAAGGCGATATTATTGAGCATAAAAGCGGTAAAATGCGCATGACTGGTCGCGTACAAGCAGGTAACGTCTTAATTGATGGTATCGGTATTGGCGATGTTGGAAATATCGTATTACGTGATCGTAAACTATTATCACAGGATGGTATTTTCATCGTAGTTGTAACATTAAACCGTGCTCAAAAGAAAATTGCATCAGGTCCAGAAATTTTATCTCGTGGCTTCGTTTATGTGCGTGAGTCAGAGCATCTAATGGAAGAGGCTTCAAAGATTGCTCGTGAAGTCATCGAAAAATACGTAGGTAAAGAAACGTTTGAATGGACAAACATTAAGCAAGAAATTCGTGATACACTAAATCAATACTTATTCCAAAAAACAAAACGTCGCCCAATGATTATTCCAATTATCATGGAATACTAA
- a CDS encoding DNA translocase FtsK, whose translation MERNSKAAKGKSKAKQKSRPTLKAKNKELHPLAYEIIGLVLIAFAVIEFFEFGLVGKWMHSLAMFFFGNLHFIVPLLCFVISGMLMVKRRGVAFKSRVVYGVLFIGMSLTIFSHSMLFEQLHNTNGLLSDSVLKETWRILISTEGITNRSNALGGGMIGGLLFSILHVLFDSGGAKIAAFVLFAIGAILITGKALVPVLVEKAPSMKGKFPKRRAKRARPANRNNRARPQRQQQEIEHEEANEETEELVITAAHQEPPIISNFSEQIRRQIEPEPEPELEEEMEEVIQLVQEPTTSQQAYTLPSIQLLQAPPQHDQSGEYSIIQANAKKLEQTFASFGVKAKVTQAHLGPAVTKYEVMPDTGVKVSKIVGLQDDLALALAAKDIRIEAPIPGKSAVGIEVPNSEIAIVTLREVIEVNEQVKLDSKLFVSLGRDVTGQAISAELNKMPHLLVAGSTGSGKSVCINGIIVSLLMRATPSEVRMMMIDPKMVELSVYNGIPHLLAPVVTDPRKAAQALQKVVAEMERRYDLFSTSGTRNIEGYNDYIMRYNMENNEEQPKLPFIVVIVDELADLMMVASHEVEDAITRLAQMARAAGIHLIIATQRPSVDVITGIIKANIPSRIAFAVSSAVDSRTILDMGGAERLLGRGDMLYLPAGASKPVRVQGAFVSDQEVEKIIDSVVEQQKAQYEEAMIPTDEPVANELDDTDDLYEEAVQMVLEMQTASVSLLQRRFRIGYSRAARIVDQMEARGVVGPPEGSKPRQVLGNRYN comes from the coding sequence TTGGAACGTAATTCTAAAGCGGCAAAAGGGAAATCAAAAGCAAAACAAAAATCAAGGCCAACCTTAAAGGCCAAAAATAAAGAGCTGCATCCGCTCGCATATGAAATTATCGGACTCGTGCTCATTGCATTTGCTGTCATCGAATTTTTCGAATTCGGACTCGTGGGGAAATGGATGCATTCGCTTGCGATGTTTTTCTTCGGCAATTTGCATTTTATCGTGCCGTTATTATGCTTTGTCATTTCGGGAATGCTGATGGTAAAGCGTCGAGGAGTAGCTTTTAAATCACGCGTTGTGTACGGTGTGTTATTTATCGGGATGAGTTTAACCATTTTTAGCCATAGTATGCTGTTTGAACAACTCCATAATACGAATGGTTTATTGTCTGACTCCGTGTTAAAAGAAACATGGCGTATTTTAATTAGTACAGAAGGGATTACCAATCGTAGTAATGCATTAGGCGGCGGAATGATTGGTGGACTATTGTTTAGCATCTTACATGTATTGTTTGATTCAGGTGGTGCCAAAATTGCAGCGTTTGTGTTATTTGCGATTGGGGCCATTTTAATTACGGGTAAAGCACTTGTACCGGTGTTAGTGGAAAAAGCTCCGTCTATGAAGGGAAAATTTCCGAAGCGCCGAGCAAAACGTGCTAGACCTGCAAATCGTAATAATAGAGCACGTCCCCAACGGCAACAGCAGGAAATCGAACATGAAGAAGCGAATGAAGAGACAGAAGAGCTTGTCATAACAGCAGCACATCAAGAGCCACCGATTATTTCAAATTTCTCAGAGCAAATAAGGCGCCAGATTGAGCCAGAACCGGAGCCAGAGTTAGAAGAAGAAATGGAGGAGGTTATACAGCTCGTACAAGAGCCAACAACATCACAACAAGCGTATACATTACCTTCCATTCAATTATTACAGGCACCACCACAGCATGACCAAAGCGGTGAGTATTCGATTATCCAAGCAAATGCGAAAAAGTTAGAGCAAACATTTGCGAGCTTTGGGGTAAAAGCAAAGGTGACACAGGCACATTTAGGGCCTGCTGTTACAAAATATGAAGTCATGCCAGACACCGGTGTGAAAGTTAGTAAAATCGTTGGCTTGCAGGATGATTTGGCGTTAGCACTTGCGGCGAAAGATATTCGGATCGAAGCACCGATTCCAGGGAAATCTGCAGTAGGCATTGAAGTACCGAACAGTGAAATTGCGATTGTAACCTTACGTGAGGTAATTGAAGTGAATGAACAGGTAAAGCTCGATTCTAAGTTGTTTGTCAGCTTAGGCCGTGATGTAACAGGACAAGCCATCTCTGCAGAATTAAACAAAATGCCGCATTTATTAGTCGCCGGTTCAACCGGGAGTGGTAAAAGCGTATGTATTAATGGCATCATTGTGTCACTCTTAATGCGTGCCACGCCAAGTGAAGTGCGCATGATGATGATTGACCCAAAAATGGTAGAATTAAGTGTTTATAACGGAATTCCCCATTTATTAGCGCCTGTAGTCACGGATCCGAGAAAAGCTGCTCAAGCCCTGCAAAAGGTGGTCGCGGAAATGGAACGTCGTTATGACCTCTTTTCAACGTCGGGGACACGTAATATTGAAGGGTATAATGATTATATTATGCGTTACAATATGGAAAATAACGAAGAGCAACCGAAGCTTCCTTTTATCGTTGTTATTGTCGATGAGTTAGCAGATTTAATGATGGTAGCCTCACATGAAGTGGAAGATGCCATTACACGTTTAGCACAAATGGCGCGTGCTGCAGGGATACATTTAATCATTGCCACACAGCGTCCATCTGTTGATGTTATTACAGGTATCATTAAAGCGAATATTCCGTCACGTATTGCCTTTGCGGTATCGTCTGCGGTGGATTCGCGTACAATCTTGGATATGGGTGGTGCTGAACGCTTACTGGGGCGCGGGGATATGCTGTATTTACCAGCCGGCGCATCGAAACCTGTTCGTGTCCAAGGTGCGTTTGTAAGTGATCAAGAAGTGGAAAAGATCATCGATAGCGTCGTCGAACAACAAAAAGCGCAGTACGAGGAGGCGATGATTCCGACAGATGAACCCGTAGCAAATGAGCTCGATGACACGGATGACCTTTACGAAGAAGCGGTACAAATGGTTCTAGAAATGCAAACGGCTTCGGTATCATTACTGCAACGTCGCTTCCGAATTGGCTACTCACGGGCAGCTAGAATCGTCGATCAAATGGAAGCTCGAGGCGTCGTAGGACCACCAGAAGGAAGTAAGCCGAGACAAGTATTAGGGAATCGTTACAATTAA
- a CDS encoding GntR family transcriptional regulator has translation MSIKADHRHLYLQVIDRLKSDIDKGVYHENEKLPSEFELSKTLGVSRATLREALRLLEEENVIVRRHGVGTFVNPKPLFTSGIEQLSSVSSMIENAGMNPGTIFISAKEEKATEDDMERFQTDIDDNVITIERVRTADNEPVVYCVDRVPASLLPKEFLSNQNVSIFSALEQTGNIRVAYAITYIDPVGFHDEVSPILKCGPETALLVLKQLHYDENDRVVLYSKNYFRADKFSFHVVRKRV, from the coding sequence GTGTCAATTAAAGCTGATCATCGTCATTTATACTTACAAGTGATTGATCGTTTGAAATCAGATATTGATAAAGGGGTTTATCATGAAAATGAAAAACTACCGTCTGAGTTCGAGCTTTCGAAAACACTTGGTGTAAGTCGTGCAACGCTTCGTGAAGCACTTCGACTATTGGAAGAGGAAAACGTCATTGTACGTCGTCATGGTGTAGGTACATTTGTTAATCCAAAACCGTTGTTTACATCAGGTATTGAGCAATTATCAAGTGTTTCTTCTATGATTGAAAATGCCGGTATGAATCCGGGCACAATTTTTATTAGTGCCAAGGAAGAAAAGGCAACAGAAGATGATATGGAACGATTCCAAACTGACATTGATGACAATGTTATCACGATTGAACGTGTAAGAACGGCGGATAATGAGCCGGTCGTCTACTGTGTAGACAGAGTACCAGCGAGTCTTTTGCCAAAAGAATTTTTAAGCAATCAAAATGTTTCAATTTTTTCGGCTTTAGAGCAAACAGGGAATATTCGAGTGGCGTATGCCATCACGTATATTGATCCAGTAGGTTTCCATGACGAAGTTTCACCAATTTTGAAATGTGGTCCAGAAACCGCTTTACTAGTTTTGAAACAGCTACACTATGATGAAAATGATCGTGTAGTACTTTACTCGAAAAACTACTTCAGAGCTGATAAATTCAGTTTCCATGTAGTACGTAAACGGGTGTAG
- a CDS encoding BMP family protein: protein MKKRKFGLLISSVVATGAILAACGSDEDTKKDTDTNAGSEGDNFAIAMVTDVGGVDDKSFNQSAWEGVQKFGADNGLSKGDGGFDYLQSQSDADYNTNLNNLLRRDFDLVFGVGFMMADAMGEVANENPDAQLALIDSADVTADNLVNILFKEQEGAFLAGVVAAEMSQSGKIGFVGGVDIPVINRFHAGFVEGAKAVNPNIDIKVNYTGAFDDASKGKIAANSMYSAGVDIIFHAAGGTGNGVFSEAKERKAKDPNANVWVIGVDADQYAEGQVDGSTNITLTSMLKGVNNAVIDVANKAKAGEFPGGETIVYGLAENGVGLADSRGAIPQEILDDVEVYKEKIASGEIKVSEEKPKE, encoded by the coding sequence ATGAAAAAGCGTAAATTTGGTTTATTAATTTCTTCTGTAGTAGCAACTGGTGCAATCTTAGCTGCGTGTGGTAGCGACGAGGACACAAAAAAAGACACGGACACAAACGCAGGTAGCGAAGGCGATAACTTTGCAATTGCCATGGTAACAGACGTAGGTGGCGTTGATGACAAATCATTCAACCAATCAGCTTGGGAAGGCGTTCAAAAATTTGGCGCTGACAATGGTTTATCAAAAGGTGACGGCGGTTTTGATTACTTACAATCACAATCAGATGCAGACTACAACACAAACTTAAATAACTTATTACGTCGTGATTTCGATTTAGTATTTGGTGTTGGTTTCATGATGGCTGACGCAATGGGCGAAGTTGCAAACGAAAACCCAGATGCACAATTAGCATTAATTGACTCAGCTGACGTAACAGCAGATAACTTAGTAAACATTCTTTTCAAAGAGCAAGAGGGCGCATTCTTAGCAGGTGTTGTTGCTGCTGAAATGTCTCAATCAGGTAAAATTGGTTTCGTAGGTGGCGTTGATATCCCAGTTATCAACCGTTTCCACGCTGGTTTCGTTGAGGGTGCAAAAGCAGTAAACCCTAATATCGATATTAAAGTGAACTACACAGGTGCATTCGATGACGCTTCTAAAGGTAAAATCGCTGCAAACTCTATGTACTCTGCAGGCGTAGATATTATTTTCCACGCTGCTGGTGGTACAGGTAACGGTGTATTCTCTGAAGCAAAAGAGCGTAAAGCAAAAGACCCTAATGCCAACGTATGGGTAATCGGTGTAGATGCTGACCAATACGCTGAAGGTCAAGTGGATGGTTCAACAAACATCACATTAACTTCTATGTTAAAAGGTGTTAACAACGCAGTAATAGACGTTGCAAATAAAGCTAAAGCTGGGGAATTCCCTGGTGGCGAAACAATCGTTTACGGTTTAGCTGAAAACGGTGTTGGTTTAGCAGATTCTCGTGGCGCAATTCCTCAAGAAATCTTAGATGATGTAGAAGTATACAAAGAAAAAATTGCTTCAGGCGAAATTAAAGTTTCTGAAGAAAAACCTAAAGAATAA